The sequence TCGGCAGCGTCGGTGACGCCCTGGACAACGCGCTGATGGAGTCCACCATCGGCCTCTACAAGACCGAGCTGATCAAACCCCGGGGCCCGTGGCGAAGCCTCGCCCAGGTCGAACTGGCCACCGCCGAGTGGGTCGACTGGTACAACAACCAGCGCGTGCACTCCGCCATCGGGCACGTCCCGCCGACCGAGTACGAATCGATGTTCTACGCTCAACCCCAGCCCCGTGAGGTGGTTGGAGCCAACAGCTGAGGTCTCCACAGAACCCGGGGCGGTTCATCCCGCCTCATGCGGTCAGCCGGGACAGTCTGCCTAACGCAGGTCCGCCCTGCGGGTACGAGGCGAGCGACCCGACGACAGTGGAAACGGACGGTGACGAGCGCGCTCGCGGACACCGCGCTTTGTCAGCGGCGGATGTGCGCACGTGATCATGGTCTAGTGTCATGCCAGTCCAGCGGGCCTTGGCGTGCCAAAGGCGAGGGCCAGGATAGCGTGCCTGCGGTGCCTCGAACCGCGTTACCCGAGGAGTCAGTGCTGCGATGACGGCAGGGCGACCGATGCCCACACAGGACGACGTGCTCGGGTACTTCAACACGCTGTCGAACTGGGGACGGTGGGGCGACGACGACGAACTCGGCACTCTGAACCACATCACCGACGACGTCCGGCTGGCGGCGGCGCGGGCCGTGCACCACGGCAGGAGCGTGTCGTGCGCATGGGAGGTTGCCGTACCGGAGGACATGGAGCGGTCGACGACGACGTGCCCGTGCGCCGCCGACATGCCGGGTGCCGAGGACATGCCGGTGCCTGAATTCCGCAACGACCGGCGCTGGGGCTTTTCGTCGGAGCGGCTCGGCATCACGTTCCACGGCAACACCGTCACCCACGTCGACTCGCCGTGCCACATCTTCTGGGACGGCACGATGTACAACGGACGGTCGCACTCGTTGGTCGGCGCCGCAACGGGATCGGCGTGGGCGGCTGTCACGGCGGCGGCGAACGGGATCATCACGCGTGGTGTCTTGCTGGACATTGCGAGGGTTCGCGATGTGCCGTGGTTGGAACCGGGGCAGGGTGTGTTTCCCGACGATCTCGAGGAGGCCGAGCGTCGCCAGGGTGTGCGGGTGCGATCCGGCGATGCGGTACTCCTGCGGACCGGCTATGGGCGCGTCCGGCACGAGGCCGGTGCGGCCAGCGGTTTCACGCAGGCCGGCTGGCACGCGTCCTGCCTGCCGTGGCTGCATGAACGGGAGGTCGCGCTGATCGGCGCTGACACCCCCCAGGACGTTCAGCCGTCGGGGTACGAAGACGTGTTGATGCCGGTTCACGCCGTGAGCCTCGTCGCGATGGGTCTGTGGCTGCTCGACAACTGCGACCTGGAGGTGTGCGCGACGACGGCTGCCGAGCTCGGCCAGTGGGACTTCCACCTCGCAGTCGCGCCGGTCCGCTTCGCCGGTACGTCCGGCAGCCCGGTCAACCCGATCGCCACATTCTGACCGCGGTCCACGAGGGGTGCTATGCAATGAAGGACCCGGCCCGCACCTGGAACGGCACAGTTGTCCTGAGGATCATGGAAAAGCAGCGCACTGCCGACAGGTGGGCCGCCTACATCAAGCAGCTCCAGGAGGGCGCCCCGATCCTGGGCACGGAGGCTGCCCCAACCCGGCCTGGCCGTCTCGACCTGCGGGGCATGGGGGCGCGGGCCGGCCCGCCGTCGCGGGCTCGGGCCACGCGGATCAGGGTGGTGACGTTGGTGTCGGGCTGCGGCAGGACTCGTGCAGGTGTTCGTACATGTCCGTGGGCGATCACGCGGACAAGGGTGACTTTCGATCCCTTGTGGACGCGTGGCTGCTCGTCCGACCTATGGGCGTAGATACAGTCCGCGGGCTGGTGGCGGGGTTGGCTCGCTGGGGCGGAATCGCCAGGAGATGGTGTCCGAGGTGGCGATCGCGGTGAGGATGATGACGGCCACGACGGCGATGTAGATCGGTGGCAGGAACGCGATCGCGGGCGCCAGCGCGACCAGCACGAGTAGTCCGATCACCCGGGAATACGCGACGCGGCTGAAGGACAGATAGTCGAGTCGGGCGCGGCCGGCCAGGTAGATCGCTGGTCCACAGAGGATGACAGCGGACCAGACCAGGTTGGGTTCGGCGAACGGGTGGGTGATGATGATTTCGTCGCCGACGGAGCTGAGTACGATGCCGGCGGCCATGAGCAGGTGGGCGTAGGAGGCAGAGCGGCTGAATACGGCGGGGCTGGTGCTCGTTGCGATCACGGCCGGGAGGAGCAGCCCTGCCCGGTAGAAGTAGATCCGCCACAGCAGCGTGGTGATGGCGAACGCCAGCACGAAGGCGGTCACGCGGTCCCGGTCGAAGCCGAAGGCGGCGAACTGGCCGCCTGAGGCCAGGATCGTTTCGCCGAACGCGACGATCATGATCTGCTGGTAGCGTTCGGCGAGGTGCTCCGCGTTGACCGTCTGCGTGGCGATCCGGGCCGGGCCGAGTTTGGGCAGCCGGAAGTCCAGCCGGCTCATGGTGTAGCCGAGGGCCGCCGCGGCGAGCCAGATCACCACTCGGGCGGTGCCGTGGGTGAATGCGCCGGCGATCCACAGCGTCCCGGAGAAGCAGGACCAGATGAGCTGTTGCAGGGAGCCGATCGCCACCTCTCGGCCGTGCAGTGCGACCGTGACGAAGAGGGCGCGGCTGACCTGGATGATGACGTAGGTGGCGGCGAAGATCATGCCATCGTCGCCGAACGCCTCAGGTGCCGCACCCGCCATGATCAGGGTGCCGAGCATGATGGGGATGATCACTAGCTGGATCGCGGGCTGGGCGGGGTTGAGGCGGTTCGTGGTCCAGGCGGTGAAGACCCAGACCCACCAGAACGCCGCGAGCAGGATCACGGTGTGCAGGGCGCCGAGCCAGGTGAGGTCGTTGAACAGGGTGTGCGAGAGCCGGGTCAGCGCGAACACGAGGATCACGTCGAAGAAGAGTTCGACGTAGGTGGCGCGCTGCGGCTCGGCGTGATCCCGCAGCAGTTCGCCCGTCTTCCCGGCGGTCATCGGCACGCCCATCCTGTCGGCTTTGCGGCGTTTGCACGTCAGTCGTACCACGATGGTGGTGGCCTAACCCGGCGTTGCGCCCGCAAGGTGCTCGGGACGGCGGGTGGCCCAGCCTTCTGGGGCGTCGAGCTCATCGCGGGCCGGTTGCGACGGATGGCAGAGTCGGCCGAATTTGCCGCAACGACGAGAAGTCGGTGACTGCTGTTCCGCTGCCGCCGCCGCTAGGGACAACTGCCCGGCCCGGAGAGGTACGCCGGTGCACCTGTCATTGATCTGAGCGTTGTCGGCGATGTGTGACGTCGTGCCCCTGGGGCACCACGACCCGCCCCGGCTTCCTTCTCGCGCCCCATCCGGGCCGAGGCGATCAACCTGCGGTCTGTCTCGGCGGCCCCAGGCTGCTGGAGCCAGCATAATCAGTGGCTCCGTAGCTGCCAGGCGACCGGTGGCTACGGCAACGTCTTCTACCTCTTCGCCCACGCCCGGCCAACTCCGCGAGGCTACCTCGCCACTCTCGGCGACGGTAGGCAAACGTCAATCCCACGTCGTCGCATCCGAACGATCTCAGGATGTTTCTGGGCAGACGCGAAGGCGGCCAGGACGGGCCCGGGAGGACGACGGGGAGCGGCCTGCAATCCAGCGCGGCTGCCCAATCCCCGAGGCCAGCTCTTCGGAACAGTCACTTCCCGGACCCGCCGACACCCACCCTAGAACACCCCTCCTTGCCGGCGCTTGAAATAGAGGGGAGCCATGAGCTGACGTCGCCGGCCTGTGAAGCGGAGCTGCCGGTGCTGACGCCTTCGGGCGCGCCGAAGAGGTCACCGAGCAGGAAGCCCAGGTCAGGGCGGTGCCGCTGAGATTGATCTTCCAGAGAGCAGGACGACTCCGGACTGACAGACAGACGCGCGCAGAGACGGCCACCTATGAGCCGGCCGCACCGCCGGCGCGCCCCAGCCATCGATTTGGTATCTGAAGTTGCTCAGCGCCGACGCGCCGGACGGCTGACCACTTCGGTCTTCTCTGGGAGGTCACGCCAGCCCACTGGTCGACATCACCGCAGGTCAAAGCGGTCTCGCCTAGCCGGCTTCGTTGAGCACTTCGGGCGCGGTGACCACTTCGCCAAGCTGCACCCAATCTGCATCCACCTGCAAGGCCGCGCAGTCCGATGGCTGCCTACCGCCCTGACCTGCGGATACTGGCCCACCAGGCAACATCGACTGCTGCCGACTGCTGCTCTATACGGCTGAGCACTCCGTGTGAAGCAGGACGCTGCACCGACTTTGACCTGCGGATACGCAGAACCGCAGGTGGGCGCGGGTGCCGTTGAGCGCTGTTCGGTCCCGTTGGGTGCAGTTGACTGCCGTTCAGTGCACCCGGCTGCTCCCACCCCGCTCCCCCGATCCTGATTCCACGGCCGGAGCTCCCAGGGGTCGCGTCTGCACTGGTGGCGCAGGAGACGGCCATCGCGGACCCGGCCGCGGCCACCGGTCAGCCTCTTCGGAGTGATACTGGGTCAGTGCGTGGATCATGGGTTCATGTCGGCCGGTTGTGGACCAACGGCGAGCCGTTCCTCGCCATCGACGCGACACGCCGGAGCGATTGGCGCGGTTACCGCGACGACGACTTCGAACGGGTCGTCGACATGGTGCCTGAGGACAGCAGCATCTCCGTCGAGGCCGGCAGCGCGGCTCTGGTCGGCGGGGACGGTGTTGTCCGTGACGACAGTTGGATCGAGGTCTTCCAGTCCGAGGACGGTGCCCTGGCCTTCGTCCAGGCATCAGGGCCCGACTACCCGGGTGTACTCGCGGCAGCACTGAAGTACCCGGACGCAGAGGACGACGAGGGTGACGACCTCCTCGTCGGTGGTGAACTGGCGGTCTTCAGCGCAGCCGTCGACGGCGCCGGGGAACACTCGACCCGGCTATCGCCGGCACAGCCCGGGCCGGTGCCGATCGTTCACGGTCCCCCCTCGCGAGAGCCGGACCCCGGCATGCTGATCCAGACCGCTGACAGCGTGTACCGATTCAAGATCCGCTGGTACACCGAACTGGACGACGAAAGCTGCTTCGCACGCTGGCTCCTCATCCCGGCTTCACGATGCGCCGCGCAGTCAGCGGCAGATCCGGATGGCGTCGACTGGTCGCGGTCATCGCTCGGGCACGACCTGGACCTCCACTCGATGCCGGAGGTAGTCGTCGTTTGAGGTGCGAGCGATCTGCACGGCCTGAGCAACTTGGTCGCGCATCTGGCTGGGGTACATCTGTGGGTCCAGGGTGAGGCCTGGCAGTATGCAGCGGCGCAGGTCTAGGTCGTCGTCGGCCAGGAAGCGGCGTAGTGCGGGGTACCGCTCGCGCAGGTCGCTGACCGCCTCATATTCGGCGGCGCTTTCCGGGGTCATGGTCGTCGTTCCCGGTAGGTACCTGATTCCTACCGAGGTCCAGTACCAGGCGCGGGCCGCGCCTGCCGCGCCGGCGGGGGCACCGGTGTCGAGGTAGTCAAGCAGCGCAACCTGGACGCGACGGCGGCCGAACGCGGCGATGGCGGGTTCGACCAGTTGCCGGTTGAAGCTCGGATCCGGCTCGTACACTGCGGCCCGGATAAGCGGTTCGAACCATTCGTCGGGCATGCCGCGAGCACCCGCCGGGTGCATGGCCCGGCGTGCGACGGTCTCACCGATCGTCC comes from Micromonospora purpureochromogenes and encodes:
- a CDS encoding low temperature requirement protein A; protein product: MTAGKTGELLRDHAEPQRATYVELFFDVILVFALTRLSHTLFNDLTWLGALHTVILLAAFWWVWVFTAWTTNRLNPAQPAIQLVIIPIMLGTLIMAGAAPEAFGDDGMIFAATYVIIQVSRALFVTVALHGREVAIGSLQQLIWSCFSGTLWIAGAFTHGTARVVIWLAAAALGYTMSRLDFRLPKLGPARIATQTVNAEHLAERYQQIMIVAFGETILASGGQFAAFGFDRDRVTAFVLAFAITTLLWRIYFYRAGLLLPAVIATSTSPAVFSRSASYAHLLMAAGIVLSSVGDEIIITHPFAEPNLVWSAVILCGPAIYLAGRARLDYLSFSRVAYSRVIGLLVLVALAPAIAFLPPIYIAVVAVIILTAIATSDTISWRFRPSEPTPPPARGLYLRP
- a CDS encoding cyclase family protein; protein product: MLGYFNTLSNWGRWGDDDELGTLNHITDDVRLAAARAVHHGRSVSCAWEVAVPEDMERSTTTCPCAADMPGAEDMPVPEFRNDRRWGFSSERLGITFHGNTVTHVDSPCHIFWDGTMYNGRSHSLVGAATGSAWAAVTAAANGIITRGVLLDIARVRDVPWLEPGQGVFPDDLEEAERRQGVRVRSGDAVLLRTGYGRVRHEAGAASGFTQAGWHASCLPWLHEREVALIGADTPQDVQPSGYEDVLMPVHAVSLVAMGLWLLDNCDLEVCATTAAELGQWDFHLAVAPVRFAGTSGSPVNPIATF